The genomic interval TGGTAGTGTCAGTACTTTCTTTAGCAATATCCCAGTTCATTTTCCCTTGTTTATTTACCAGTGCATGTATTCGAGGCGATTTAACAGAAACATCTGATATTTTAATATCCTTTCCCTTCAGGACATTGAACAAGCCAGCAGTTGCATTAACTTTTTTTGCAGAAATTAATGTGTCGGCAGAAAACTCATTCAAGCCAACAATACTTAGATCCTCAATAACAATTGCCACTTTTGGAAAATGACGGATCAGGGAGAGGCTTACATCAGAAAAGTCAATTTTTGCATTCAGGCTTTTATTGATCTCCTTTTTTACCAATGCCTGTATTTGTTTTTTAAATATTACAGGAATAAGAAAAGCTAATGCAATGAGAACAAGAAGGCTAATGCCGGTGATTTTTAGTATTTTTTTCATTAAACGTTAGCTTGTAGTTGCTTATGCACAGAAAAGCAAAAATAGCACCAAAGGTTATAATATGACGAATCTTGTAAACTTATGAAACCAGGATGTAAATGAGAATGTTTTGAGCAGATAGTTAATCTCCGAATATATGAAATGGTGTAATTCCTAAGGGAGCTTTGCTGTTGACAAGAATTATCCAGGATTTCATTTGATGGTATGAAAAGTTTATACTTACTTTGCAGTACAAAGTACTTTTTATAGCACGAAAACCGAATAACCATGAATACAACATCGGAAGTAAAAATGAGTAACACATCAATTGCTGGTAATACAATCAATTTTCTATTTGGTGTAGTTGTTTTAGCAATCGGAGTAGTGAATATGTTTTGGGGTAATGACTTCTATTTTGGAATTTTCCTGGCTCTGCTTTCTCTCGTTTATTTCCTTCCGGTAAATACGATTCTCAGAAAAATAGCCGGATTCTCAATTCCTAAGATAGGACTCCTAAAAATCGCATTGGGCCTCTTTATTATTTGGGCAGCGTTAGGTGTAGGCGAATTGTTCAATAAGATCGAACTTATGGTGATGGGTTTATAATTTAGAATAAGAAGGATGAACGCATAGTTATGTAACTTAATAGAAGATAATTTGATCTTATGCAATTCTTTGTTGAAGAAAATTCGATTGTTAGAAAAATATGGGGTAAAAGCGACACCGTACTTTTTATTTTTGCAGGTGCATCTGCTGAATTTGCGCTTAATAAAGCCGTAGACTGGCTTTACTTTACAGGCAAGTTACCTGCTGACCCATTAGCTCGTTTATTCTCCACAGTGAGCTATGCAAGAAAGATTGTTTTTTCACCAATGGATGAAGCCAATAAAGCAATTGACATTATGCGGCAAATACATACCGCCGTAGAACAAAGCCGTGGAGCTACCATACCTGATTGGGCTTACCGTGATGTATTGTTTATGCTGATACATTATTCCATTGCATCATATGAACTACTTGAAAAAAAATTAAGCGATAAGGAAAAGGAAGAAGTACACAATGTGTTCAATCGTGTTGGTGCAAGAATGGGGTTAAAGGAACTACCACTTACATATATTGAATGGCTGCCAGTAAGAAACGCACATCTAATAGCAGACCTGCAAAAGAGTAAATACACCGCCGATCTTTTTAAACAATATAAAAAGCATTTGGGTGCAATGCGGTTCAAGGTATTGATTGAAGGTCAAAAATTAGTGGTCCCTGATAGAGTAAAAGAGTTATTGCAGTTTAGTGATTTTTCTTTGCTTACACCAGTAGTGCCGGTATATAAGATCAGCAGACTGATGAAGATGGACTGGTTGCTTAAAAACATCCTTTTTCCTTCTGATTATAAAGATCAGATAAATAAACTGGATGTGTACCCAAGTTAGAAGCAAATGGAATGAGAATTTAGATGACAGCAATGATGTATTTCACTTTTATTTCGCTGCTGCAGCAATTATTTTTTCAAGAATTTTTATATCAATATCCTCCAGTTTATTGATATAAAGACAACCCATACCGGCCTTATGTTTACCTAATTTTTTCAACGCATCAGCGTGTCGCTGCAGATCGATCAGGTTTAATGATAAATTAGTTTTGCGAGGGGAAAAACCAATTTTGAACCAATCTACTTCTCTGCCGGAAGCCGGACTTTTATATCTTACATTTCCAAAACCGATCATTGAACTGCCCCACATTTTCGGCTTCTCCTTCATAGCTTTTTCCATCAATTTAAGTATAACCTGGCTGTCTTTACGCTTTTGCTCATCAGGGATACTATCAATGAAATCAGCTACACTGGCTGAATTTTGCTTGGTTTTAATTTCTGCTAATTTACTCATGTGAAATATTTTTATTGTCTACGCTGCTCAATTGTTTTCTACTCCAATATTTTTTCTTCTCAGCTCAAACAATTTTCTTAATTCAGGTTTGTCAAAAGCTTTTCTTAATGCGGGAATATCAGCATAATCTTCCGGCAAAGTGATCTTTGTATAATACACCAGGCGAACTTCACGGGAGTCATATGCCTTTTCAATTTCCATAGCAGCTTTTTCCCACATTCCCAATTCCAAATAATCTTCGGCTAGTCTTGAATGGGTATAATTTTTCATCTTTTGCAGGTTTGCAAGTGCAACGGCCTTTTCTCCTTTAGCGATCATAATATCCGTTGCCAGTTCCAGGTATAAAGGATCCGTCTCCGGGATTATTTTTACGATTTCTTCGGCCTTGTCATATTGTTTTGTTGCCACGTACGACCAAACTAAGGGCGGACAATTTGCACCAGCATTAAAGCTTTGTAAATTCATTGATAAACCAGTATTTGAAATCCTTATCGCATTATCATAATCTTTAGCCATATAATAAGCCATAGCAAGGTTAGCATAATTTACTGCCAGCAATGGATCCAGTTCTACCGCTTTCGATTCCATTTCGATCGCCAGTTTCTTATTAAATACGATCCAATAAAAGTCACCGAAGAAATTATACATCTCCGCATCATTGGGACTAATAGCCATCGATTTGCTGAATGCCTGTTCTGCTGCATCCCAATCCCAGTCATAATATGCAGCAATTGTTCCAAGAACCGAAAACGCTTCACCATTGTTAGCATTCAGGGCAAGTGCTTTATTGGCTTCCAGTTTTGCAGAATCCATAATTGGTTTTATGTTTTCGAAATCTAAATAATTCGGAATGATCGATAATGTTCTTGAAAGACCTGAATGAGCCGGGGCGAAACCCGGATCGAGTTTTATCGACTCTTCAAATAATCGCCTTGCTTCTAAAAGATGATCACCGCGAAATGAAAGTTGATGCTTGGCTTTCAAATAATTTGAATAAGCTTCGGGACTGGTGATAGCGGTCGCCTCAGGTTCCTTGTTATTCAAAAGATGCACATTCAAAGCTGTCATGATGGACCTGGTTATTTGGTCTTGCACTCCGAATATGTCGGTGAGCTCTATGTCATAACTGTCTGTCCAAATGTTAAAACCATCACTTGTATTAATGAGTTCAGCCGTGATGCGTAATTGGTTGCCGGATTTTCGAAGACTACCGGAGAGGATGGTACTTACGCCAAGTTCATCACCAATCACTTTAAGATCTTTGCTGTTCATCCCTTTATACGAGAACGAAGAAGTTCGGCCCGCAACTTTCATACCCGGGATCTTTGCAAGAGCGGTGATCAATTCTTCCGACAATCCATCACTGAAATATTCCTGGTCTTTCGAGGGACTCAAATCGGTGAACGGCAACACAGCTATGGATTTATCCTTTGGCGCAGCAGAAGAATTTTTGACAATAAAATTTTTATAAATAAAGAAACCTGTTGTCAGCAGTGCAATGATCGACACGATTGTGATCAAGTTTCTTTTAAAAGTTTTTTTCTGTTTCAGTTTACCTTCAAGGGTTTTTCGTTGTGGGACAGACAGTCCTTCATTCGTAAATGCAAAGACTTGCATTGGCCGGTCAACATTTTTAAAATCGAAGTGACCAAGTGAAGCAGTTGTGATCGAAGTATTGTTTTTTATCTTATCACGAAATTCTTCAGAAATTAAAATGGTATTGGCCTGTCCCAACGATTGAACCCTTGAAGCAACATTTACTCCATCACCTAATGCTTTTGCATCTTCGAAAAAAACCTCGCCAATATGCAGACCGATTCGAAGTGGAACGACCGGCTCCTTTTTCAGATCCATTTGTACAGCAAGAGAACAGTTGGCCGCATCAGTAGCGCTGTGGAAAATGCAAAGACTACCGTCACCATAGTAATTCAATATTTGTCCATTAAACTGGCTAACAAGTTTTTCAAGTGTAGTATTATAATGTTTGATAACTGCCACCGCTTTTTGCTCATCAGCCTGCATCATAGCCGTATATCCGACAATATCGGTAAACATGATAGCAGCAAGTTGGCGGCCTTGTGACATTTCACGAAAGTTATAGATTTTTCCGTTGTTGCTGCGAAGAGATATTGAAGAAAAATGCCCGGATCTTTATAAGGTAGAAATAAATATTTACTAACAGCAAGTGTGTTTATGTCCTTGTGAGAGTAGTAGGATCATTTGGTCGTCTTGGCACCCATCTGGATACCGAGTTTTTCATATACAATGTCGTTTGGCTCCCACAATTCTATTTTGTTTCCTTCTATATCCATGATATGAACAAACTTTCCGTAATCAGCTGTTTCAACGCTGTCGGTTACAGTTACTCCTTCTTTTTTCAAGTCTTCAACAAGTGCTTCTAAGTTTTCAACCCGGTAGTTTATCATAAACTCCTTTGTTGATGGTTCAAAATACTTTGTCGTTTCTTTAAACGGACTCCATTGCGAAAATCCTTTTTTGGTAGAGTCAGCACCTTGATACCATTCAAACACTGCACCATATTGGTTAGTATTTAGTCCAAGGTGAGTTTGATACCATTCTCTCATCTTTTTAGGGTCTTTGCATTTGAAAAAAATGCCGCCAATACTTGTCACTCTTTTCATTTCTGTATTGGTATTTGAATTGTTTGTTATAATTGATTTGAAAACAAAACCAAAACAGAATGAAGTGGCAATAACTAAAATTAATAATGATATCTTTTTCATTGTATGAATGTTTCTGATATTTTCTAATCAACAGGTTCCCATAATTGAATTTTGTTTCCTTCTGCGTCAAGTATATGGACAAATTTGCCATAATCATATGTTTCAATTTTGTCAACAATCATAACACCTTCCTTTTTTAATTCCTCAACAAGTGCTTCCATATTTTCAACCCTGTAATTGATCATAAAATCTTTTGTTGAAGGTTCATAAAGTTTTGCAGTTTCTGAATTGAGATTCCATTGCGTAAGCCCTTTCTTTTTACCATCAGCATCTTCGTACCACTCAAAAGACGCTCCATATTGGCCTGCGTCAATTCCTAAATGTGTTTTATACCACTCTTTCATTTTGTTAGGGTCTTTGCACTTAAAAAAAATGCCACCAATACCTGTTACTTTTTTCATTTTTATTTGGTTTTTTAAATTGTTTTATTTTTCAAGAATATTTTTCAAAGTTGACAAACTAGCATCCATATCCTTCGGAAAATTTTTTTCTGCCATTGGTACCATTATGTTCAGTGGATATTTCAATGTACCCGTATTGATCAGGTTTACTTTGGTTTGATCATCGGATAAAGATTCTGTCTCAAAGATCACAGAGGCAGAGGTCCGGAATGGTTTTACAAAGCGAATTTCTGTTTCAATTTTTTCCCCTTCAATGATGTTTTTAATTTCTTTTTCTCCCTGGCCGGCACTTTTATCACCGCTCCAGGAATAAATAAATCCAACTGTTCCGTCTGTTCCTTTGAATTCTTCTTTCCTGTTTTTTTTATCCGCCGTTGCCCATCTGTTGAATTGGTCCTGGTTTTTGAGTAGTTTTAAAAAGTCAAATACTTTTTGCCGGGGCGCATTGATGACAATTTCACGCTTGACATAATGTTCCCTCTTCATGAAAAGCGCAACGATCAACAACAAGGCAATGATGGCTGCCAATCCAAGTAAAATTGTAATTATGATAGTACTCATATATTGTTTTAGCTACTTAAATCTACTTTATTGCAGCAATCCATCCAAATCGGACTATAGATCGTTCAGCATTTTTTAGTGTTGTAATTCTCACCTTGCAAGATCAGAACAGGCGGAACGGAAATGGCTTCCCTGATAATTAAATTCTGTTATGGATTTTTATTTGAGAACGTTTTTTCTTCTTATGCTCCAACATTACCTGTCTTAACTTTTCCAGCCCTTTTGTAATAGGCAATAATTACTCCCTTTGATGTAACAACACTCTCTGTTAAGGTAAATGCTGCCGGGATCGGACCATTGTCAAACAACTTTTTTCCTTTACCAAGAGTCAAGGGGTGAATTTTGAGACGGAGTTCGTCCACCAGATCATTCTTAAGTAGCAACTGAATAAGTTTACTGCTGCCCCAAACCTGGATATCAGAACCTTTTGATTTTTTAAGCTTCTTAATATCCGCTAGGCTTTTAAGGAAAACTGAATTTTTCCAATCCGACTTTTTCCGGGTTTTGGACAGGACGTATTTTGTACCATCATTAATACCCGGCCAAAAGTCTGCATGCTTAGGCCAGTAGCCCTCCCAGATATCAAATGTTTTTCTTCCCAAAAGATAATCTGCAGGTTGTTGCAACTCTTTTTGCACGGCTTCACCATAAGCTTCGTCACCATAGGGTTCAGTCCAACCGCCATATTTGAAACCCCCTGATCTATCTTCTTTAGTTCCACCTGGGGCTTGCATTACTCCATCTAAGGTGATCATTGATAAAACAATTATTTTTCTCATCTTTTTAATTTTTATGCTTTACTGTTAATCTAATATCTCACACTTAACTCCATACTCTTTTACGAGTATCATTATCCTTAACGCCTCTATATTATCACCTTCAACTCTAAGCACCTTATCACGATCTGAAAGGTCAAAATTAATTTTAAACGATGGGAATGCTTCAGACAAAATATAAAGCAGCATTTTGCTTTGTGCCTTTTTCTGAACATTTGTTTTAAAAATTTCAACCATTTCTTCTCTCAGATTTGATTTTATGCGAAACCAATTGGTTGCAAATATATGTGCAGCTATTCGGTTTCACAAATTTTTTACGAAATATTTTTTAAAAAAATGTGGGGGAGTTTGAATCCGATAGCTATCGCCAGCGGGGATAATGAACACTTCGCTTTTGTTCTTAATATGCGCTCATTTTTTTATCGTCTCATAGTAGAGCATTATTGCACCACAACCAAATGTTTTTGTTTTCAAGAGTTTATGATCAATTCTATCCCTGATGTTTTTAAACAATTGCAAGCCGCTTCCTAAAATAATTGGCTGAACGCCGAGTTGGTATTCATCAATTAAACCGAGTTGTGAAAAGGCTACTATTAAACCTGGGCTGCCAACTCCAATATTTTTACCCGGTTGTTTCTTGAGTTCTAAAATTTCTTCTTTAATGAATGACTTCCTTTTTCAATATTGTATTTTTCCATTCAACATGTTGAAGCGTACGGGAAAAAACGATCTTTGGAATATTGTCTATTAATACTGCAAATTCATCCATTGGTTTGTTGCCAGTAGGATCTTTTACAACAGATGGCCAATAACTTTCCATCAATTGATAGGTTTCCTTCCGTATATAAGGGTGCCTGTATTCCTTAATAGTTCATTATAATGTTGATGTATTTCGTCATCTGCGATCATTGCAGTGTGGTCGCAGAATCCGTCAAGTGTCATATTCATTGCTGCAATTATTTTTCTCATATTTTGTTTTTTTTACTCCCGATACCTGCCTGCCGGTAGGCAGGGCTATCGGGATCAATTATTTTTTCGATTCCCGCTTTGCGAGAATTTTGCAGAGAAAGTTAATACATTTTCGATTTTTTTGCTGCGAAGAATGACATATAATCTTTTAAATTGTCTATCCCTATTTTTTTAAAGACTTAAGTCTGGCAAAGAAGTTGCCAGTATTTTGCTGGTACCAGGATAATCTTTAAGTATGAAAAAACCTGCGATTGTTATAGCTTTTGCCACGTTGTTTGTGATGCTTTATAATGTTTCTCCTTACATTGGTATACCTGATGAAGCGATCATTGTCATGTTTATTTTGTCTCCTGTTGTTATTATCTATATGGCTTATGTGATTTTAAAATATGGAAAGCCGTCACAACATACATTCGAAGAAAGATTCTATGATGATTATGATTATAAGAGAATTGATGAAACATCATAGTTCCTCACTGTTCTTTTCAAGCCTTATAAGAATGGAGGAAAACACAAGCATCCAAACCATAAATGCTGCGATGTTGATACGTTCCCATAAACCGATAAATGGTGTTGGCAGGTCTTTATCGACATTAGGAGCTTCTAAGAAAGTCAAAACTCCAAACACGATGAAAACAATAATAGTAACGATGGAATAAAAACGAAATCCTTTTGCAAAAGCAGCCGCACCAAAGCCTATAGAAAGGAACATAAGTAATACAGTTATAGAGGCCATCACAAGATGCCATGTATCTGTAAAAGTTCCACCACCGGCTGCCAATACTTCACGTTGATGCATGGGTGTCCAGGTCAAACCCATTACTCCATTAATCATCAGCAAAATTCCTGCGATGCGTAAGGATCGTTTCTCATCTGCCGATTTAAAGACACCCCAACCGAATGCAGCTATAAGCAAAGTATAGACTATTCCTAACACAAACCAGGAGGGTCTTGTCGGTGCATCAACAGCAGATAACTCACTAACCGTTTGGGTAACCCAGTTATATTCTTTATCCAAAAAAGGAAAAAAGATGTTCATGGCGATGTAAAGCAATGAAGCGGCGATACCACAATAAAGTAAATATTTCCGGCGCATAGTTTTATTCTTTGGTGACTATTGTAAGGTTAACTACGGAGCCAGTTAAAAACAATGAGGGTTGTCAGTGATGAAAATGATTATTGAAAGGCAACCACTTCCACATCTGTTCCGTTTCTGTGAATGTCTTCACATCTTATCCAGTATCCCATCTTCAATCGTTTTAGTCCTGCCTTGAATATAGTTTTATATCACGAATAATGAAATATCAGGTGCCTTGCCATCT from Bacteroidota bacterium carries:
- a CDS encoding DUF2236 domain-containing protein, with product MQFFVEENSIVRKIWGKSDTVLFIFAGASAEFALNKAVDWLYFTGKLPADPLARLFSTVSYARKIVFSPMDEANKAIDIMRQIHTAVEQSRGATIPDWAYRDVLFMLIHYSIASYELLEKKLSDKEKEEVHNVFNRVGARMGLKELPLTYIEWLPVRNAHLIADLQKSKYTADLFKQYKKHLGAMRFKVLIEGQKLVVPDRVKELLQFSDFSLLTPVVPVYKISRLMKMDWLLKNILFPSDYKDQINKLDVYPS
- a CDS encoding DUF1801 domain-containing protein, producing MSKLAEIKTKQNSASVADFIDSIPDEQKRKDSQVILKLMEKAMKEKPKMWGSSMIGFGNVRYKSPASGREVDWFKIGFSPRKTNLSLNLIDLQRHADALKKLGKHKAGMGCLYINKLEDIDIKILEKIIAAAAK
- a CDS encoding VOC family protein, yielding MKRVTSIGGIFFKCKDPKKMREWYQTHLGLNTNQYGAVFEWYQGADSTKKGFSQWSPFKETTKYFEPSTKEFMINYRVENLEALVEDLKKEGVTVTDSVETADYGKFVHIMDIEGNKIELWEPNDIVYEKLGIQMGAKTTK
- a CDS encoding VOC family protein encodes the protein MKKVTGIGGIFFKCKDPNKMKEWYKTHLGIDAGQYGASFEWYEDADGKKKGLTQWNLNSETAKLYEPSTKDFMINYRVENMEALVEELKKEGVMIVDKIETYDYGKFVHILDAEGNKIQLWEPVD
- a CDS encoding polyketide cyclase translates to MSTIIITILLGLAAIIALLLIVALFMKREHYVKREIVINAPRQKVFDFLKLLKNQDQFNRWATADKKNRKEEFKGTDGTVGFIYSWSGDKSAGQGEKEIKNIIEGEKIETEIRFVKPFRTSASVIFETESLSDDQTKVNLINTGTLKYPLNIMVPMAEKNFPKDMDASLSTLKNILEK
- a CDS encoding dihydrofolate reductase, encoding MRKIIVLSMITLDGVMQAPGGTKEDRSGGFKYGGWTEPYGDEAYGEAVQKELQQPADYLLGRKTFDIWEGYWPKHADFWPGINDGTKYVLSKTRKKSDWKNSVFLKSLADIKKLKKSKGSDIQVWGSSKLIQLLLKNDLVDELRLKIHPLTLGKGKKLFDNGPIPAAFTLTESVVTSKGVIIAYYKRAGKVKTGNVGA
- a CDS encoding DUF998 domain-containing protein, with protein sequence MRRKYLLYCGIAASLLYIAMNIFFPFLDKEYNWVTQTVSELSAVDAPTRPSWFVLGIVYTLLIAAFGWGVFKSADEKRSLRIAGILLMINGVMGLTWTPMHQREVLAAGGGTFTDTWHLVMASITVLLMFLSIGFGAAAFAKGFRFYSIVTIIVFIVFGVLTFLEAPNVDKDLPTPFIGLWERINIAAFMVWMLVFSSILIRLEKNSEEL